Genomic window (Zingiber officinale cultivar Zhangliang chromosome 2B, Zo_v1.1, whole genome shotgun sequence):
AAAGATTCATAAAAAGTTATTTAACAGTcaaaagttttaaaatgttttttgctAATATATAACATATTTGTTtatcacaaaataattttaatctaaaaaaacaaaaaataatatacaaaaaataatttttccaataatattaataattaaattaaatttatttctagcatgcaaatAAAAATAACTTAGTAGGCTAGAACAGATTTTGAAAGCCAAAATATATTTCTAGCTtctaaatttatcaattttttttttgttgtagaatATCATATTTCAACACTTTTATAGATTAGccctatgatttttcaaatatcaatttagtcctctataatatctaaaatttgaaacacgtaaaaaatttgaatttgagcaaACAGAATCCTTTGTAACATTTCtacttgatttttatttttttattttcattttcaaccatttctaattctaaacatgcattttctaattttgttCCCACTATTTCTTATTTCAAGAAACTTGCTCCTAGATTTGTATAACTATCTATATAGCATTTTTATTGCATCATGCAATTTGTCGAAGGGTAAGagtcatacctcacttaccgtgtTAGACTAGCAAGTGGATGCTCCCTCTTTATCTATGCTCTATTGCGAAGTGGCATGACTTCGTTGTCTTCTTCTTGGTGGCTGGTCATTAGTTCTTGTTTGGCATATTCTTCCGTCTCGTACTCTTTTAATGGTGACTCGCTCCATGTTGCTTTAAGATTGTTGTGCCTTGACCCTttgatcttttctttttctttgtttttcaattttGGATAGTTGTCTTTGATATAATACCCTTCTTCATTATAGTTGTAtcactttacttttcttttttctcCATATAAGCTTCTTAGTCTGTGTcttatcaaaattattaaatttttttatcatataTGTTTCTTAATCTTCGTCAAGAGAAGACTCTGAATCCCGTTCATTCTTCTTAGCTTTAAGCATCAGGTTCTGatttgactccttttcttttcttagtCTGTACAGTGAgcttcatgtaattctaaagtcaaaaacaaattttctaatgtATATACCACGAGGTTcttggagatatagtaggagtctactattgaTGTTCATTCTAGGGTTTTcagaaatgcatttaatgcatataGGAGGGAATCTCGATTTGACACAATTTCTCTAAGGTTGGTGAGTCCAGTGATCAACTCTTTGAGCTTTGCGTGTAGTTGAGCAACTAGCTCACCGTTCTCTAGTCAAAGGTTGCTTAGTGTGTTGCGGAGCACATCTCGTCTAGCCAACTTGATCTCTGAgtttccttcatgaagctccaggaacTTTTCCGAGAGTTCTTTGGCAAAATTGTAAGCGTCAATCCGGTTGAATTTTAAGATGGTAGTATGCTCATAAGATGGAACTCGGCCTTACCGCTTGCGATGAACTCGGTCTACTGCTTCTTGTTCTAAAGGCGCTCTTCATTTTCTTCTCCGACCTCGTTCTTGGgtcttcaaaatcatatttaatgattaataatatattgaaatctattttaaaaaacaaCTCTATTTGACATTTCTAAAGCGTGAACtcccccctcgaactttggtggataaATGTTTGATCAGACCATCTTCTTATTACTTTAGTCAGCGATTAGCCCTTTTAAGGGGTTGGACTCTGATGTCACTTGTTGGATCAGGTGGACAGACTAGAAGGAGGTGAATAGCCATgcaaaataaaattcaaacttcTCTTGCTTTCTACTTAGCAAGACCACACTAAAAGTTAGATAAAAAAACAACATAACAAAAATAGGGACTCAAAATTTGCTTggtttacaaccagggaggttgctaatccaagacaatgatagctcactaaaagatctccttctttgacAAGGTCGAAAGCTCCTTACAATAGTTGAAAGTACATCCTTTAAAGAAGAATGGAAATGAAAATACAGGTGTGTTCCTTACAACTAGCTTTAGGGCTTTATCTATAGCCTGCTAGTAAAAAATGACTGTTGCTGACGTGGCACTTTGGAGGCACCTCTAATGCTTGGAAGCACCTCCAACTAGATAAACTTTATCCTTATCGCTGCCAACGTTTAGCTGTTCTGGcatgctggaggcacctcggttCATCGGTGGCACCTCGGTTAGGCTGAGCTGGACTTTACGGCTTATCTCTTCAGTAATTACTCTAGCTCTTTAGAAGCGCCTCAGTTCATCGAAGGCACCTCAAGTCCCACACGCAACAATAGCTTCTCTAGGCATTCTAAGCGGCCCAACCTATCCAAAGTGCCTCGAGTCTTCAAGTCATAAGGGCACCTTCGTTCAATCGGAGGCGCCTCGAATGGTCAACTTTCAAGTTGACCATATTCTGACTCTACTCACTTGAGTGATGATCTGAtcgtccagagttgagctcacctgaatccaactctgaccttcttatcgagcagacttcctcccggcttctcgtccctcggatgcattgcgcacttccttctcactccaccggtatactcttctaTAGCTCTTGTCCCTCGAATGTACTGAGCCCGTCAggtcccttcccgtgccatcttcCTCGCtcgctgtgtcttccgctcgacttcttatgtttctaagttcttccacacttagacacaaagcatGAAACATacatgatctaacttaacttagttgattaATATTATAACTAACGTGGCATACTTACATATATTTTTAGGGCTTTGAGAATGAAAATGTGCATTTAACAATGAAACAAGCATGCAGTGATATTTAAGTGTCACTAGTCTTTTTGATTTCAAAGAAAATCACCAAGGAAATAGGGATTGATTCTTTCCACTTCCCAAACAATTTGTCTTTCTCGAGCAATTTGTCTTGCCTTTCCCAAGCAATATTGATTCTTGTCAATTCTGGAGCAATTTATCTTTCCCGAACAATATTATTAAGGTTTCCTGAATATCATTTCCAACCTAACAGACTTTAATCAAAGTGACTTATAACtttctataaaaatattattttaaagcatTTTTTTATTAGAAATTAGAAATCCGTGACTTTCTAATGATATATGGTTTGCCCTATAATTTATTCCCAATAAAAGTAGATTGACACAAAAATCTGATTGTTTCTGGAACTTTTTCGTGTCATTCTCCCTCAATTGAAAAAGATTCTCCCCCAAATCAAAATGAGATTCAATATAAGAAGAAATGATCGACAACATTAAAAGTTGTGGAAACCCTATAACCACTGGACAACTTAACTTTATAAGCATTATCACTGATCTTTTTgcaattgtgtgatagtgactTTGAAGATCAATTTTGGGCATACGCCACAAACCATTTTTCTTAGACACAAAAAGGGTTGGGAAAACACAAGAGTCGTACTTTCTTGTATGAGACCTTTAACCAAAAGGTCCTCAACTTGCTTTTGCAACTCTTCATGCATATAAGGACTCATTCTATAGGTTGTCTTGTTTGCAATTGAAGCATCCGGGACTAAATCAATGCAATGTTGGATATTTTGCATTGGAAGGAGTTCTGGGGGAATTTCTTTAGTCATCGTATCTTAAAAATTTGGAGAAGAGGCCGATCTTGTGAAAAGGCAACATGACCTTCTTCATCATATTGATCATAGATAGGTCTGCCTTATATGGTTCCTCATCGTCTTCTTCATCAATAAGAGTAATAATTATGCGATTTGGACAATATGCAGTAAAGTGTCCATTATCACTAGTATCATCATTTCCATTATCATGAAATGGATTAAAACCTATTTCCTAATTTGAGTCTTCGAATCATGACGCTTAATATCATGTTCCAAAGGTTCATCATGTGACGTTGCTCATGTTGTTGCACTTGTTTCCTTGAGTCATTCAACTCGATATCACGAAGGTCTCTTTAATGAGTTGCAGTATTATCACCATTTGACCTTTGTCTTCGACGACCAACCATTGGCCATTGGGAACCCAAACTCTTATACCAATTTGATACCGGAAAGTGTAGGAGAAGTAGGAAGTACTACCActacaaacaaaacataaatttaTGGATGAATTTTACCGACGAAAATAATTTGTCGCAAATCAACAACAAAAATAGTGACAAAAAAATAATTCGTCGCAAAACAGCTACGAAATTAGAATACATTGTTGGTTACCAAATTTCATTGATTACTTACTAGAGAAATATTATCAAATTTTAGTGAGAGTTGACATTGCAAATTTGTATTAATCTTTCATCTTAGACCAAGATAAAGCTTATGCTTTTCAATTTTGCTGATAGAAGGCTTATACTAGAGTTGTGATTTTCAATTTCTTATCAATGTAGCCTGTTGTCCATATTGAAGACGCCTTAACAATTGTATCTTCAGATCATCTATGTCACTACCTGTATGCAATGGAACAGAATGAAGTCAAGACTTTTGTTTTTCTATGATACAATGTTTTAAGGAGATTAATAATTGATAAATTTTAAGCCAAAATTAATCTTGCATCTTCAAGGAAAATGCCATGCTATTAGTTTTGTTGATAGTAGAAGGCTTATATGATCAAGGAACAATTGCCCAAGCTCTCCCACAATGGATAAACATGCCAACTATCTCTATGACACTAACTAATTCCTTCAATCAAAAATCAACTTTCAAAAGCTTAGTACTATTCATCTCGATCATATTTGAAGCAACAAGTAATTCTCTTTTAATTCAATAGGGCCAACTAGATCAATCAACAACATAATTTGAGTCTATAGGGCCAACtagatcaataaaaaaaaaaaaaatcaactttcaAAAGCTTAATAGTATTCATCTCGATCATACTCTAAGCAACAAGTAACAAGCCATAAACTGAGTTTAAGTTAACACAACAAAATCTAGCAAAGATGCATGCAACAATTCAACCTTGCCTGCTTACAATTGGCTTATCTTACAGCAGAGTTTGCTTGTTAGAAAATTTGTCCAGAACACATTGTTATCATCTTCAGGATTTCACTCTTTTAATAACTTCGACTATTTCTGGAGCTTTCTCTTGAAACTTGGTCACAAATTCCATCTGGAAGTTCTTGCTCGACATCAGAAAATGACACCCTGTGAAGCCAGGCTTGATTAATCCCTTGTGCATGAGAATGCTCAGGACGGCACACCTGGGCATCAACCTCTTCTCCAGGCTCATCAACAGAACAACTGGATTCTTCACTGTGTGCTCCGGTGTCCATCCCAGCTTCTCTTCCACAAACTTCACAATCTTCCTTGTCTTCTCCACCGATGCGATTGCAATGTGAGGTTGCTTTGCGAAGGCCTCGAAGACATGATCCTGCGACCATCCCAATCCCCTCAAGTTCTCCACTCTCTCCTCCCACTTCTTCTCGGTCAATATAGCAAGCACCCCGAGGGCACGGGAGAACGTGGTTTTCTTCGGACAGATTCCCATCTTCTTGATCTTGTCAAAGGCCTCATTGAATCGAGCTGTATCTGTCAGCAAAGCGTAGCCGTAACGGGTCAAAAGCACTAAGATTCCATCATCGGGCACGCCGTATGCGCGCAGAGCATCGACCTTGGGAAGCACTTTGGTTCTGATGTCTACGGTCATCAACCAAGGCGTATGCTTTAGGGCATCCACAAGGTTCGCATTCGTTATCGAAATTGACTTGAGGAGCTCAGCGTTGGGGAGCAATCGCTTCTCTAAGCTGCATCTGAGCAGAATGGGCCTAGCTGACAGGATCTCCGGGAGGGCGGTTCCGACGAGGCTGATCCCGCGGAAGAGCTCCAGCTTTGGCTTCAAGATCTTCTCGACGTCCATCACGAGAACACCGGGAAGGCGGTCGACGAGGCGGACGAGATGGGCTTCGTCGAAGCCGTAGTCCTTGAGGAGGGTGAGAACCGAGAGCGCTTTGTCGAGGGTGTCGAGCTGGACTTTCTTGGAGATGGAGAGGGCGGCACGGTCGGAGATCCCGCACGATCTCATGAGGGAAGAAGCGGTCAGGGATGAGGGATCGTCGGCGCCGACGGAGGAAGCAGAATAGGGTTTGACGAATCCCAGAAAGTGTGGGCGGGAGGGGGCGGTGATCCGACGATGGCCGAGAGTGGTAGTCACTTGAAGTCGACGGTGGATGGCGGCGCAGAGACGTCGAAACATTGTTGATTTCGCTCTGTAAACGAACTGCTCGACCAAACGACGGCAGTAGAGACCTTTCGACCAAAGTTTGGTTCGTTGAAAAAGTTGCCCCTTCGTCCCTCATTTATACGGAATTTTAACATAaccctttcatttttttttttctaaaaatttacaACGTCTATTTACTTGGTCCTTCGTTTCTCATCTCTAAGACAAATATTAATTAGTAAAAAACCTGGTAGATAGATAAAAGAAGGTGTTTCTGGAATTTCTATCCTTTGATGACAACAACTAGTTGTGGATAAAATACCTGATTAGCACTGAGTTCAGAGTTTTACATGAAATTATCATTGAGGAATGTGCAGAGTTGTATACCTTAAGGTCATCTTCTTCTCCACGTTTTTTGTCAAATTTTCTTTACTAAACTTCGAGGTCAGTGGATTGATGTTATGAAACAaatggagggctatgtctatatctaggcatTGATTGAGGGTGTATAGAAAGATCGAGTGGAACAGTCGCATCTTCAAGACGTCTTGAGATGATATGGGTAGTATGCAAGCTGTCAAGACTCTGTacatagcataatcctgaacacgaagaagagtggatctgaactcggtcaggcccaagggtctctcttccccaaagaaatgcatgtagatgccatctaaggtaatgtgggaatagggatcaccaaagggtaggttcctactcgggtaacataagaatgtacactaggactccctaagctctagactagtgcgaagtagggagggagtaaactgaaggtCAGTACCACCAACTTTGGTGGAATAggttctatcatcaaccttttcaaggttgtaatagaactgggcacacagatcttggttgactgtagtggtacagtcaaccagtttatctagatgataATGATTTATCATCTGGATTGTGGGTTGACAGTATTGGGACAAAAATTCCCGACAAATATATCTAGGCTTAATAgactcaaaggtgaacctagtgaaatctatcctatgctgttccgaggggaatctagggtccgtggaaggggccctagctaGTGTGGAATCCACAATTCGACGCTTCCTATTGTTGACATTACACAAGAAAAATAGCAAATCTAGAGAAAAATTTAGGAAGTAGATGATTGAGAAGAGTTTAGATTATACCTCGGAGGCATAGCTAGGATTGAAGGGGGAAAAGATGgatagaaggcgccttggttgggaagaaTCGGAAGGAATCGGCTTTCGGCAGAACACGAGCATGAACAGAagaaaatgcttctgttcgtggCAAAAGGGGAGGAttaaggcgccttaagggctCTTTAGGGCGCCTTAAGtaggcggcgggaaatttcccgccgctgttgagggcacctccctCGTGAGGGAGGCGCCTTCATTCAAGTGCCACGTgtcctttaaatttttttttttttgaattagttttaagtCAACGCATACTTCACAtaatttaggttaattaaattctGACAAAGATAATTTTGTGAAAgataatcttaattaattaaaagatcattaagttttaaaaattattttgaaattaagttttaaaattattttgaaattaagtttttaaaattattttgaaattaaaatttaaaattaagttttaaaattattttgaaattaagttttaaaaatcattttgaaattaagttttaaaatcattttgacattaagtttttaaaattattttgaaattaagttttaaaataatttttaaattaagttttaaaatcattttgacattaagtttttaaaatcattttgaaattaagttttaaaattatttttaaattaagttttaaaatcattttgaattaagtttttaaatcattttgaattaagtttttaaaattattttaaaattaagttttaaaattattttgaaattaagttttaaaattattttgaaattaagttttaaaataattttgaaattaagttttaaaattattttgaacttttaatttcttagtcatctcacccgatctaaattatcaatcagggaaccctataattgttgtgagatgagttattgttgaatttaagggtctgatttaactttgtgttagattcaggtttagctttgggttcaacaagtaagcattctttggataaacttctgggctatggtgagtcataaggagctcattaaagtaatcatgccttcgagatttcccaaatagtcctatccattgagcttaatactaaaccttagtctaactagttaggatccatttaagggtagcttcggtcagttccacttggccaaatgcaccaggtcgaagccatatcttcctagacatgcgatgcccaagcttccctaacgtactatcatccaaaaattttacCAGTACTATGGGTTAAGTTAATCCTAGactgttttaatctaaccttaattatcctgtcgggtaatctactcttgttttacccatttcgggtagattaagtttagttaccctgtcgggtagttcagttggaggtgtcagctattctggatccttcatctatcttttatttgattttaatttcggatttttaatttgattgttgtttttgaatttgaatttaaatttcgaattcttaatttgaatttgaatttaagattagaatttgatttgatttttgaattttgaatttaaatttcaaattcttaatttgatttttaatttttgaatttaagattcgaatttgatttgatttttaattttttaattttgaatttaaatttcaaattcttgatttttaatttttgaatttaagatttgatttttaatttttgaattttgaatttaaatttcaaattcttaatttgatttttaatttttgaatttaagattcgaatttgatttgatttttaatttttgaattttgaatttaaatttcaaattcttaatttgatttttaatttttgaattttgaaattaaatttttaagatcattTTTCATTTTGCtcccccctggatcatggcctcgatatggtttatcgaggtagtgtatttgatccttcgggacccagtattgaccaagtccaatttgattgatcaatttggacttggggacccatgcttggactgatttactattttgtttgtttattaaggataaataagatttatatttctttttacttttatatcctagcccagttctattgtaaacgactctttgtgtcccaaggattaggtcaagattcttggagcccaaagaaaaccgttctaaggtatttttaaaTCATTGACCTGATtcttcaaactagaattttcttcctcaagtttttgaacttgagttgaatttccagtctgaacttgatcaggtagggatttagtgttagtcacttctttaaggacagctacttcctttagaagtgatttaatcctaagatttgacttagctaacttgcgtaataaataattgactaaattattaagtctagggatacttacagtggagtctggtccttcggaaacggatgcggatccgtggcttcgctcggactcggcctctgactcgctctcggattcgacgatctggtcccgagccatcaatgcgagtaaactcgtctgatcgagttcgtcatcgtcgtcttccgaagacgattcgtcccaggttgccttcagggccttctttcttcttttctttttggcttccttttggttggggcagttgactttgatatgccccttctagTTGCACCCGTAgtatgtaacttcaaactttaaTTTTGGACTCGGTTGggtctccttggattgaactgccttcttcaggtctttcttgttgaagcccttctttttcttgtagagcttcttcacgaggttcacgaattcactggtcagttcatcttcttcatcttctgagtcggattcgtcttctgattccggttcgaTTTTTCACCGGGATCTCGGTTCACgcgttctactggtacctgcaagcaaagctacacctttctcggatggctatgcattagtttgttcatgaagttcaaattcactaaataattcgtctaattttaaagaagacaaatccttggagactttgtaggcatctaccattgatgcccacaatgtactccttggaaacgaattaagagcataccttattatatctctattttctaccttctgcccgattctgtgaagggagttcagaatatcttgGATTCAAGCGTGTAACTGGCttgccgtctcattttcctgcatttttaagttatacaatttattaagtaaaagatcccttttacttaccttagtgtcggaagtgccctcgtggagttcgatcagtttctcccacagctcctttgcggaagagaatggaccgactctgttgagctcctccttggaaAGACTGCACTGGAGGGTgtaggtggctttggcgt
Coding sequences:
- the LOC122048940 gene encoding uncharacterized protein LOC122048940, whose amino-acid sequence is MFRRLCAAIHRRLQVTTTLGHRRITAPSRPHFLGFVKPYSASSVGADDPSSLTASSLMRSCGISDRAALSISKKVQLDTLDKALSVLTLLKDYGFDEAHLVRLVDRLPGVLVMDVEKILKPKLELFRGISLVGTALPEILSARPILLRCSLEKRLLPNAELLKSISITNANLVDALKHTPWLMTVDIRTKVLPKVDALRAYGVPDDGILVLLTRYGYALLTDTARFNEAFDKIKKMGICPKKTTFSRALGVLAILTEKKWEERVENLRGLGWSQDHVFEAFAKQPHIAIASVEKTRKIVKFVEEKLGWTPEHTVKNPVVLLMSLEKRLMPRCAVLSILMHKGLIKPGFTGCHFLMSSKNFQMEFVTKFQEKAPEIVEVIKRVKS